From one Solanum lycopersicum chromosome 12, SLM_r2.1 genomic stretch:
- the LOC101251665 gene encoding probable CoA ligase CCL5 — protein MMAQYNNNSTVDPKSGYSPANSTFYSKRRPIPFPANESIDVTTFISSRAHSGKIAFIDATTGRKLSFSDVWNAVESLATSLSVDMSIRKGDVVLLLSPNSIFFPIICLAVMSLGAIITTTNPLNTNSEIAKQIKDSNPVLAFTIPQLLPKLTGSNLPVILIDGVNDSNSNLKIVGDLQKLIQRKPSESRLKERVTQNDVATLLYSSGTTGASKGVISSHKNLIAMVQTIVSRFNLDEGVQTFICTVPMFHIYGLAAFAAGLLASGSTVVVLSKFEMDEMLSSIHKYKATSLPLVPPILVALVNNADWIKKKYDLSSLESVLSGGAPLSKEVIEGFVEKYPSVRILQGYGLTESTGIGASTDSLEESRRYGTAGMLSPSMEGKIVDPESGKALPVNKTGELWLRGPTIMKGYFSNEEATASTLDSDGWLRTGDLCYIDEDGFIFVVDRLKELIKYKGYQVPPAELEALLLTHPEISDAAVIPFPDKEVGQFPMAYVVRKTGSTISESAVMDFIAKQVAPYKRIRRVAFVASIPKNPSGKILRKDLIKLATSKL, from the exons ATGATGGCACAGTATAACAATAATTCTACCGTCGATCCAAAATCCGGCTATTCACCGGCGAATTCAACTTTCTACAGCAAACGTAGACCAATTCCGTTTCCGGCGAATGAATCTATTGATGTAACAACTTTCATTTCTTCACGAGCACATAGCGGGAAAATCGCTTTCATCGATGCTACGACTGGTCGGAAACTCAGTTTCTCCGACGTATGGAACGCCGTTGAGTCGTTAGCTACTAGTTTATCAGTTGATATGAGTATTCGTAAAGGTGATGTtgttcttctcctttctcctaaTTCCATTTTCTTCCCTATTATTTGTCTCGCCGTTATGTCACTAGGAGCTATAATCACTACAACGAATCCACTCAACACGAACAGCGAAATCGCTAAACAGATCAAGGATTCGAATCCTGTTCTCGCTTTTACAATCCCTCAACTACTCCCGAAACTCACCGGATCTAATCTCCCGGTGATTTTAATCGACGGAGTGAATGATTCAAATTCGAATCTCAAAATCGTTGGGGATTTACAGAAATTGATTCAGAGAAAACCTAGTGAAAGCAGATTGAAAGAGAGAGTTACACAAAACGACGTAGCTACTCTGCTTTACTCATCTGGTACTACCGGAGCAAGCAAAGGAGTTATTTCATCTCACAAAAACCTAATCGCCATGGTTCAAACTATAGTCAGTCGATTCAATCTAGATGAAGGTGTACAAACCTTCATTTGTACTGTACCTATGTTTCATATTTACGGATTAGCAGCGTTTGCAGCTGGGTTATTAGCATCTGGATCTACTGTTGTTGTATTATCAAAATTCGAAATGGATGAAATGCTCTCATCGATTCACAAATACAAAGCAACTTCTCTACCATTAGTGCCTCCAATTCTCGTTGCGCTTGTGAATAACGCTGATTggattaagaaaaaatatgatttaagcAGCTTGGAGAGTGTTCTCTCCGGCGGTGCTCCGTTGAGTAAGGAAGTGATTGAGGGATTTGTAGAGAAGTATCCATCTGTGAGGATTTTGCAAGGGTATGGGTTGACAGAGTCGACCGGAATCGGGGCGTCGACGGATTCTTTGGAGGAGAGCCGGAGATATGGAACGGCGGGAATGTTGTCACCGAGCATGGAAGGGAAAATTGTTGATCCGGAGAGTGGAAAAGCTTTGCCGGTGAATAAGACCGGTGAGCTTTGGCTAAGAGGACCTACCATTATGAAAG GTTATTTCAGTAATGAAGAAGCTACTGCTTCCACTCTAGACTCTGATGGATGGTTAAGAACTGGAGATCTATGCTATATAGATGAAGATGGTTTCATTTTTGTGGTTGATAGATTAAAGGAGCTCATCAAATATAAAGGTTATCAG GTTCCTCCAGCAGAGTTAGAGGCTTTATTGCTCACTCATCCAGAAATTTCTGATGCTGCTGTTATACC GTTTCCGGATAAGGAGGTCGGACAGTTTCCTATGGCATATGTAGTACGTAAAACTGGGAGTACTATATCAGAGAGTGCAGTCATGGATTTCATTGCGAAACAG gttgctccatataaaagAATTCGGAGAGTTGCATTTGTGGCTTCCATACCGAAGAATCCTTCTGGGAAAATACTCAGGAAGGATTTGATAAAGCTAGCAACATCAAAACTCTGA
- the LOC101248958 gene encoding uncharacterized protein yields the protein MALPNFDALRDLHESANDMLHSPVIKREIAHQGQEKWTHEVSETSLRMLDVCGTTKDVLLLVKDHVHDLKCTFRRISVGENATTENKFAPFHCHRKKLKKEMLKRLHSLKGMKYNTKCIDSSSIDNENNLMVVVNVLRDVRVATMSILESLMALMSMPSPNVTRKSSKGYFGPKLLMRVNSLSSWEKCDTMTLQCANKRLEAVELAIENLEEELECIIRRLIRTRVSLLNLLTY from the coding sequence ATGGCACTCCCAAATTTTGATGCTCTAAGAGACTTGCACGAATCGGCTAACGACATGCTTCACTCCCCGGTGATCAAACGAGAAATCGCTCATCAGGGTCAGGAGAAATGGACACACGAGGTTTCAGAAACATCGTTAAGGATGTTGGACGTTTGTGGTACCACTAAAGATGTTCTTTTGCTTGTTAAGGATCACGTTCACGATCTTAAGTGCACGTTCAGAAGAATCAGTGTTGGGGAAAACGCCACAACAGAGAACAAGTTCGCGCCTTTTCATTGCCATAGGAAGAagttgaagaaagagatgttaaaGCGACTGCATTCCTTGAAAGGAATGAAATATAACACTAAGTGTATTGATTCATCGTCGATagataatgaaaataatcttATGGTGGTTGTTAATGTATTAAGAGACGTTAGAGTGGCAACAATGTCAATATTGGAATCTTTGATGGCACTTATGTCAATGCCAAGTCCAAATGTGACACGGAAATCGAgtaaagggtattttggtccAAAGTTATTAATGAGAGTAAATAGCTTAAGCTCATGGGAAAAATGTGATACGATGACATTACAATGTGCTAATAAAAGATTAGAAGCCGTGGAATTAGCCAttgaaaatcttgaagaagaacTTGAATGTATTATTCGAAGATTAATTCGAACAAGAGTTTCACTTTTAAATTTACTTACTTATTag
- the LOC101251074 gene encoding 3'-5' exonuclease, whose amino-acid sequence MNLRIVDKEEQDNRYDLFDVHFHSDVIKTTVTPDPDIITQWISETVSSHSGNRRLIAGLDVEWRPNFNRNQQNPAAVLQICVDRRCLIIQLLYCRSIPESLFNFLGNREYDFVGIGIESDVEKLLEDYELNVKNMVDLRGIAADVYGMKNLKNAGLKELCNVVLEKEIVKPKSVTMGRWDSEWLSLNQIQYACLDAFVSSEIAKHLNVGAASTRRY is encoded by the coding sequence ATGAATCTCCGTATCGTCGACAAAGAGGAGCAAGACAATCGGTATGACCTCTTCGACGTTCACTTCCACAGCGATGTAATCAAAACAACGGTAACTCCCGATCCCGATATCATCACCCAGTGGATCTCCGAAACTGTATCTTCTCACTCCGGCAATCGCCGTCTCATCGCCGGACTTGACGTTGAATGGCGTCCTAACTTCAACCGTAACCAGCAAAACCCGGCCGCCGTTCTCCAGATCTGCGTCGATCGTCGTTGCCTCATTATCCAACTCCTCTACTGTCGATCAATCCCGGAGTCTCTGTTCAATTTTCTCGGGAATCGTGAGTATGATTTCGTCGGAATTGGAATTGAAAGCGATGTGGAGAAATTGTTGGAGGATTATGAGCTGAATGTTAAGAATATGGTGGATTTGAGAGGAATTGCTGCTGATGTATATGGTatgaagaatttgaagaatgCTGGGTTGAAGGAACTATGCAATGTCGTTCTGGAAAAGGAGATTGTTAAGCCAAAATCTGTTACTATGGGTAGATGGGATAGTGAATGGTTGAGTTTGAATCAAATCCAATATGCTTGTCTTGATGCTTTTGTTTCTTCTGAAATTGCTAAGCACTTGAATGTAGGTGCTGCTTCTACTCGAAGATATTAG
- the LOC101250784 gene encoding uncharacterized protein — translation MNETRNTTNILRNPSKFLHRCSKWISDLNLNKLLLILPSILFIVYVFYSSVVGGGRSTVVVFNPFSNSKSTTSYVPGDGYDFPARFADESEKKRRKEELDRSRIAVCLVGGARRFELTGPSIIQKILKVYPNSDLFLHSPLDSKAYKLSLLKSVRRIAAVRIFRPQYIPETESQVRVLTAQNSPNGIQGLLQYFNLVEGCLTMIQDYQKQNNFTYDWIVRTRVDGYWSSPLGPENFIPGRYLVPPGSSYGGLNDRFGVGDYNTSVIALSRLSMIPQLDLAGRIQLNSESAFKAQLTTQQVPYLTMCLPFCVVTDRQYEFPPSHYGVPVAALSSRGPLSGAKCRPCTPVCTGSCVEVAMNRLDKGWSWTDWANNSLELCDAHAEWESGWERVFDRVAGKKLAAARRRIDGMKLDQCIREFAEMKNKTSRWEAPSGTEICSLGLLDTPQS, via the exons ATGAATGAAACTCGAAATACGACGaatattttgagaaatcctTCAAAATTTCTTCATCGGTGTAGTAAATGGATTTCAGATCTAAATTTGAACAAGTTATTGTTGATATTACcatcaattttgtttattgtttatgtgttttactCTTCTGTTGTTGGTGGAGGAAGAAGTACTGTTGTAGTGTTCAATCCtttctcaaattcaaaatcaacTACCAGTTACGTTCCCGGAGATGGATATGATTTTCCGGCGAGATTTGCAGATGAATCGGAGAAGAAACGGAGGAAGGAGGAGCTGGATCGATCGAGAATAGCTGTGTGTTTAGTAGGTGGGGCCCGTAGGTTTGAACTTACTGGGCCTTCAATTAtacagaaaattttaaaagtttatccGAATTCTGATCTGTTTCTTCATAGTCCATTGGATTCTAAAGCTTATAAGCTTTCATTGTTGAAATCTGTTCGGAGAATCGCCGCCGTTAGGATTTTCCGGCCACAATATATACCGGAAACTGAGTCACAAGTTCGAGTTCTAACAGCTCAAAATTCACCTAATGGAATACAG GGGTTGCTGCAATATTTCAATTTGGTAGAAGGTTGTTTGACAATGATCCAAGACTATCAAAAGCAGAACAACTTCACATACGACTGGATAGTCCGAACTCGAGTTGATGGCTACTGGTCTTCACCACTAGGCCCCGAAAACTTCATCCCCGGGCGTTACCTCGTCCCTCCAGGTTCCTCCTACGGAGGCCTGAACGATCGTTTTGGCGTTGGTGACTACAACACATCGGTGATTGCTCTTTCGAGGCTCTCCATGATACCCCAGCTTGATTTAGCAGGGCGTATTCAGCTCAACTCAGAAAGTGCATTCAAAGCCCAACTTACAACTCAACAAGTCCCTTACCTAACTATGTGCCTTCCCTTTTGTGTAGTAACGGATCGTCAGTACGAATTTCCACCATCCCATTATGGCGTACCGGTTGCAGCACTTTCTAGTCGAGGCCCCCTGAGTGGGGCCAAATGCCGGCCGTGCACGCCCGTGTGCACCGGGTCATGCGTTGAGGTTGCCATGAATAGACTAGATAAAGGATGGAGTTGGACGGATTGGGCCAATAACTCTCTCGAGCTATGCGATGCTCACGCTGAATGGGAGAGCGGGTGGGAGAGAGTTTTCGACAGAGTGGCGGGGAAAAAGCTTGCTGCAGCTAGAAGAAGGATTGATGGAATGAAATTAGATCAATGTATTAGGGAATTTGCTGAGATGAAGAATAAAACTTCACGTTGGGAGGCTCCATCAGGTACAGAAATTTGTAGTTTAGGTTTGTTGGACACTCCCCAAAGCTAA
- the LOC101248659 gene encoding E3 ubiquitin-protein ligase UPL5-like: MFNSDNNRSIIRKRKRTNQTPIQLFVRSLSKTETTLVLRGYSNDTVEVTKNKIRMLTGIPEDNQRLIYNGRHLSCDRETLSFYNVENDTTIHLFGKMRRSTYTWKITNEMISRIATIMGSDHVCSDSDLKDMEMLVRQFSEKGGCNDIDLFISSSAPADLVKMYVSPDNAKRHVADESIRGFINSLMSSDLQVRRYNECARIILAFCKELRSEVGLEDLLYSFCRSSTREIVAGVGIGRCKENIADEVLVLKDVFMFVREVVVADLSRELELSMIPIQFAGISLMSIVHDFLDYMRLVRALMQQPFDSQSDEAVYETEYMQSMHHILSELHVVLYDLLDKIERCLRTLEDQRLNVLWLSQYLVILKELSNISKFFNSSEIFWQKLSKRKVSLCYLIEMFAKSSEDYRWIIEHKEVTNFKVRRNFTMMMLEEARDGYKEEAYGMIIDRSMLLDESFEYIVDEDPALLRGDLLLQFKHEEAVGPGVLREWFFLVCREMFNPHRALFVACPNDRRRFFPNSASKVDPMHLEYFTFCGRMVALALMHKIQIGVVFDRVFFLQLAGEDISLEDIRDADPSLYSSWKMILKMDPETVDQDILSLTFAYDVEEMGSRTTIELRPNGKDVAVNSKNRKEYVNLVLQHRFVTSIASQIAHFSQGFSDVTTSSIGTSFFRSLYLEDLDKMLDGSGTAISVEDWKAHTDYDGYEENDLQISWFWKIVEGMSAEKKNALLFFWTSIRVMMQNRLDMITQEHVGCSFGSL; this comes from the exons ATGTTTAACAGTGATAACAACCGCAGTATCATCAGAAAACGAAAGAGAACTAATCAAACTCCGATTCAGCTCTTTGTTCGTTCTTTATCAAAAACAGAAACAACCTTAGTTCTCCGAGGTTATTCTAATGACACCGTAGAagtaactaaaaataaaattcgaATGCTCACTGGTATCCCTGAAGATAACCAACGACTAATCTACAACGGAAGACACCTCTCTTGTGACAGAGAGACGTTGTCATTTTACAACGTTGAGAACGATACAACTATTCATTTGTTTGGTAAAATGCGAAGAAGCACATATACATGGAAAATCACGAATGAGATGATTTCAAGAATCGCCACGATCATGGGAAGTGATCATGTCTGCAGTGATTCGGATTTGAAGGATATGGAGATGTTAGTGAGACAGTTTAGTGAGAAAGGAGGATGTAACGATATAGATTTATTCATTTCCTCATCTGCTCCTGCAGACTTGGTGAAAATGTACGTGTCTCCGGATAATGCTAAGAGACACGTTGCTGATGAATCCATTCGTGGATTCATCAACTCATTGATGAGTAGTGATTTGCAAGTGAGGAGGTATAATGAGTGTGCGCGAATAATATTAGCATTCTGTAAGGAATTGAGAAGCGAAGTCGGGCTTGAGGATCTCTTGTACAGCTTCTGCCGGAGTAGTACAAGGGAAATAGTAGCGGGCGTTGGGATTGGAAGGTGCAAGGAGAATATTGCTGATGAAGTGTTAGTACTGAAGGATGTTTTCATGTTTGTTCGCGAGGTTGTGGTAGCTGATTTATCGCGTGAGCTAGAATTGAGTATGATACCAATTCAGTTTGCGGGGATATCACTGATGAGCATAGTGCACGATTTTTTAGACTACATGCGCTTGGTGAGGGCATTGATGCAACAGCCTTTCGACAGTCAAAGCGATGAGGCAGTGTATGAGACAGAGTATATGCAGAGCATGCATCATATTTTATCCGAGTTACATGTCGTTTTATATGATTTGCTGGATAAAATAGAGCGGTGCTTAAGGACATTGGAAGATCAGAGGCTTAACGTACTGTGGCTGTCTCAGTATCTTGTTATACTGAAAGAGTTGAGCAACATTTCTAAGTTTTTTAACAGCTCGGAGATCTTTTGGCAGAAGTTGAGTAAACGAAAAGTTTCATTGTGCTATCTAATCGAGATGTTTGCAAAGAGCTCTGAAGATTATCGGTGGATCATTGAGCACAAGGAGGTAACAAATTTCAAAGTACGGAGAAATTTCACAATGATGATGCTTGAAGAAGCTAGAGATGGATACAAGGAGGAGGCGTATGGGATGATTATCGATAGGTCCATGTTGTTGGATGAATCTTTCGAGTACATTGTAGATGAGGATCCTGCATTGCTGCGAGGCGATCTGTTGTTGCAATTCAAACATGAAGAAGCTGTTGGGCCCGGAGTGTTGAGAGAGTGGTTCTTCCTGGTGTGTCGAGAGATGTTCAATCCTCACAGAGCGCTCTTCGTTGCTTGTCCCAATGATCGGAGAAGGTTTTTCCCAAATTCAG CATCTAAGGTGGATCCTATGCACCTCGAGTATTTCACCTTCTGCGGAAGAATGGTTGCATTGGCGTTAATGCATAAAATACAAATTGGAGTTGTATTTGACCGCGTATTCTTCTTGCAATTGGCTGGAGAGGATATTTCACTGGAGGATATTCGGGATGCAGATCCCTCCTTGTACAGTAGCTGGAAGATGATACTCAAGATGGATCCTGAGACGGTGGATCAAGATATACTAAGCTTGACCTTCGCTTATGACGTTGAAGAAATGGGGTCCAGAACAACCATCGAGCTTCGGCCCAATGGGAAAGATGTTGCTGTGAACAGTAAGAACAGAAAGGAGTATGTCAATCTTGTCCTTCAACATCGTTTTGTCACCTCAATTGCTTCACAAATAGCTCACTTTTCTCAAGGCTTTTCCGATGTTACTACCTCAAGCATCGGAACTTCCTTTTTTCGGAGTTTATATCTTGAAGATCTTGACAAAATGCTTGATGGGAGTGGAACTGCTATTTCTGTCGAAGATTGGAAAGCACATACAGATTACGATGGATACGAAGAAAATGATCTTCAAATATCCTGGTTTTGGAAG ATAGTTGAGGGTATGTCTGCTGAGAAGAAAAACGCGCTTCTTTTCTTCTGGACTTCAATAAG GGTTATGATGCAAAATCGACTCGACATGATCACCCAAGAACATGTTGGTTGCAGCTTTGGTAGCCTTTGA